Genomic DNA from Halobacteriovorax sp. DA5:
CATTCGTATACAATATTATTTTAAAGCTTATGTGACTTTAGGATCTGATCGATTTTACTCGCAAATATGAAGTCACTTTCCACGAGATCATCTATCTTATGTGTCCATAAGTCGACTCTTAGTTTTCCAAAACTTATATACAGATCAGGATGATGCCACTGCTCATCCGCAACCTTTGCTATTTCATTTGCAATGGCCATTGGTTGCTCAAACTTTTCACATGTTAGTTCAAGACACAAGCGCTTCTTATCATTTGAAAAGCTCCAACGTGGATCAATCTGGTCTTTTAGTTGTAGCTTTTCATCAAGTGGAAGAGGTGGAACTCCGCCTTGACATGGAATACAGCTTTTTTCACTTAATGTGCTCATCGATACTCCTCGATTTTATCTATTAAAAATTAATAAGGTCGTAGAGATCTATTGCTGGCTCTTCGTATGGGTGGGCCGCTCTTAATGCCGCGATTACTTCATCTACTTTATTATCAGGACAAATTGTTTCAACTTTTAATTCTACAACTTTTTCTAGCTCTCCACCTCTTCCTATATGTGGGGTGGCGTTTTGATTTGGCCTAAATTGTCCAATACCTTCAACCTCAAAAGAGCAGCGATCGTAATTTCCAATTGTCCCTGCGCCAGCATCAAATACTGCATTCTTAACCATTTCAGCATTTGCTTTTGGTACGAAGAAAACTAATTTTTTCATTATCCCTCTTGTCATTCTTGATTCAAGTAACTCTATTTAAGTTTTCGTAGTACTTTACCAAGTACTTTTGTAATTCTATTTTCCTGATCTTCTTTTCTTTTTACAAGATATATTGGTTGCTTAGTTGAATCAAGTTTAGAAATCTTTATTTCATGAAGTTTAAATTCACTTTTAACATTCTTATTATGTAGATCGACTAGAAAAGTCGGAAAATAACCAACAGCTAAGCTTGAGCGTGAAATTGATAAGGCGGTCTCTAGTAAGCTAACACGGTATTTGATAAATCGCTTGATTCTTCCATCTGGCCATCCATCAAGTCCTTGTGCCCTTGTCGGAGTGTCGTTTACAGAAGTAAGAGGAGCGACAAAAGGTAAAAGATCAAAATCAACTTTATCACTTATATATTGTTTGTTGAATTTTGATGTGCCATATAGTCCCATTTGAACATGTCCTATATTTAAATGATCAAGTTGATGATGAGGTACAGGAATATAAGTCAGTCCGTAATCAACATTACCATTGATAATAGCTTCTTCAATTTTTCCAGGTGTTAACTCACGAATTTCAACTTGTATATCGTCACCAAGTTGAGTCATGATATCTGGTGCTAAGTAAGTAGAAAAAACTTCAAAGGTACCAATCCGACAAATTGTTTCAACTTTAATTTGTTCTTGATTGGCCAGTTGTAAAAGCCTTTCTTCCTCTAGTAATAGTCGATCAATCTCTTGGGCAATTCGCAATCCCGCCTGTGTGATTTTTATACCACGCCCGTCTTTTGTAATGAGATCAACACCAAGCTCTTGCTCCAAGCTTTTGATTGATTTTGAAAGCCCTGCATGAGATATCCCAAGAATTTGCGCGGCTTCTCTCATATTTTTGGTCTGTACAAGCGATTTGAAATGTCTAATTTTATTGGTATCCATGAGTTACCAAAGATATAATAACATTCACTTTTATTCAATAAATTACTTTTGTATATTGCCTTCATCAGAAAGGGAGGAATATATGTATTTGAAATTATTGATGTTAAAACTAACTCTTCTTATGTCTATAGGGACAACATTTGGAATGAAGGCCAATGCCCAAGAGGCACCAGAAAATCTATTTTGCAAGAGTGCTTCTGCTGCGGCAGTAGGATGTTGGCCATCTTTTTTCAATTTTTTTTACGAGAATAATCAGTTTAGCTTCACTAAAGAGTTAGGCATGCCTTCAGGAGGAAGATGTGGATGGCCTCCTTTCGGTACACAAGTATTAGCGAAGGGAAGGATCGAATTTTATAATTCACAGGAAGCCCACATTTATACGAGTACAGATAAAGGTGAGTTAGAAATTGGAAGAGTTGTAATTGAGGGCAGAAGAGTT
This window encodes:
- a CDS encoding NGG1p interacting factor NIF3, translated to MKKLVFFVPKANAEMVKNAVFDAGAGTIGNYDRCSFEVEGIGQFRPNQNATPHIGRGGELEKVVELKVETICPDNKVDEVIAALRAAHPYEEPAIDLYDLINF
- a CDS encoding 4a-hydroxytetrahydrobiopterin dehydratase, with translation MSTLSEKSCIPCQGGVPPLPLDEKLQLKDQIDPRWSFSNDKKRLCLELTCEKFEQPMAIANEIAKVADEQWHHPDLYISFGKLRVDLWTHKIDDLVESDFIFASKIDQILKSHKL
- a CDS encoding LysR family transcriptional regulator, with the protein product MDTNKIRHFKSLVQTKNMREAAQILGISHAGLSKSIKSLEQELGVDLITKDGRGIKITQAGLRIAQEIDRLLLEEERLLQLANQEQIKVETICRIGTFEVFSTYLAPDIMTQLGDDIQVEIRELTPGKIEEAIINGNVDYGLTYIPVPHHQLDHLNIGHVQMGLYGTSKFNKQYISDKVDFDLLPFVAPLTSVNDTPTRAQGLDGWPDGRIKRFIKYRVSLLETALSISRSSLAVGYFPTFLVDLHNKNVKSEFKLHEIKISKLDSTKQPIYLVKRKEDQENRITKVLGKVLRKLK